The window ttaatggttttattaaacaaaactgtgaaaatacataatgtattatatacaatagaactaatgtacattatgcattatatcaaaggcctgcagagggcgccaacggcCTGGTGATtgtatttacactgtttttaCACCGTGATCTAaaccttgtttaatatttactaaAGTTAATTCACATGTctacttaatctttaatatttggtagctttttttatgacagaaatgttacagccactgtaatttcttgaaaatgtggacatcaaaacgtaaGACTGTGggtttgagtttttattttgaaattgtgaaCAGTTATATTTAGAAACGTATTGATATATTCTCCTGTTTTGGCTTAGGCTTATAGATGATGTAACTTACAAATCTAAGGAAATGGCACGCATCatgttcccagatgaacgttataataaccTCAGACAGCAATATACAGAGATGGAGTTTTAAGATGCTCCACACATGAACCTtttgtggagcagcatttactgtcaGTCACTCTGAGATGCATGTAACCTACACGCACTTAAATAGCATAAAgcgcatgcatttatttaattgaatcgtagTGTTCacaacaatattacattttttaaatgggtttaatatgtcaTGCAGGTTGAAAAAATggtctaataatgcatttatttgattctcGTCCGTGGAATGCACCATTTctgggcaaaatgcaatcaaggatttttatatatatatatatatatatatatatatatatatatatatatatatatatatatattttttttttttttttttttttttttatttttttttttttttttttttttttttaaattgatgaaTCATGGCATCCCTAGTGTGTaagaatttttcaaataaaagcttgaatgttattttgaaatgtacGGACAACCACTATTAGCTGTCAGATGTTGCAACTTTAGCCTTGTGGTAAATCATGCCCATAGTATGTTTCTTTGTTTACCATTGGCCTAATTATGTTCATCACTCCTACAGGTAGCAGAGCTGGTGGTAGATAACTGCCGCTCAAGTGACGGTGAGATTGAAGGCCTGACAGATGAGTTTAAGGAGCTGGAGTTCCTCAGCATGGTCAACGTGGGTCTCACCTCCCTGGCCAAACTACCCACACTGCCAAAATTGAGGAAGGTCAGTCAAGAGATCAAACATTCAGTTCAGTACACGCTAGGCAAAGTGCTCTTAATGAGATCTGTTGCGTTTAAGAAAGTTTAATGTTCTAACCATGCAGAAAAAGGATACCCCAACTCATTTTACGTATTAATGTTGACACTTTGTATTATTAAAGTGCACAAAAATGGATTTGAGAATATCCGAAGGAAACTTAAAAGTGTGACGTTGGAAAACATCCATGTTGAATAATTGTAGTTGTAAATTAGGCTTGTAAACATCAAGAATATGTTGATTAATATTACTCAATACTTGTGTAATCATGCTTTAATTGTCCTATTAGTATGTGTTTCAACATTTTCAGtgttaagtttattttaagaacaattcTTTCTGTTACAGTTGGAGCTGAGTGATAATAACATCTCAGGGTCACTGGAGACACTCGCAGAGAAATGCGCCAACCTGACTTACCTTAATTTGAGTGGAAACAAGATCAAAGAACTCAGCACACTGGAGGCCCTGGTAAAAACACTGATACGTTTATAAAACCACAACATATGTCTGaatacatgtttgtttgtttttttcattaagtgAACGTATAGTTAAGACGTCGTCATCCCAAGTGTCAGTTTTCAATTTTGATTGGTGTATGACATGCTCTTCCCTCAGCAAAACTTAAAGAACCTGAAAAGTTTGGACCTGTTCAACTGTGAGATCACCACGTTGGAGGACTACAGGGAAAGCATCTTTGAGCTGCTGCCTCAGGTCACATACCTGGACGGCTTTGATGCAGAAGACAATGAAGCTCCAGACTCTGAGGCTGATGATGATGGTAAGAACCATGAATAAGGAGTCCATACATATGCTGCAAACTAAATGAGATAAATGCATGTTACATCATTTGCATTTCTACTACTTTTATGCAGATGATGATGAGGATGGCGAGGAAGGAGCAGGGCAGCTGGGAGAATAcgaggaagaggaggatgaggaggaaGGTTCAGAGGGTGGAGAAGTTGGGCTGTCCTATCTAATGAAAGAGGACATTCAGGTGATGTATCTTCCACCTGTTTTTAACATTCACAACCAGTTTTCCAAAACGTTACATTGCCATAACATCAGGTTCCTTCCGTAACAGGATGAAGAAGATGATGGCGATTATgtagaagaggaagaggaggaggaaggagAAGAAGGTAAGCATTCGTGATGCAACCAAACATCATGTTTCACGTTGAACTGCTTTTTAACGACCGTACTTTGTGCAGAAGACGAGGCCGAAGTTCGAGGAGAGAAGCGGAAGAGGGAAGCAGAAGACGAGGGCGAAGATGATGACGAGGACGACGACTAACCCTTTGTTCGACTTCTTGGAAACAATATCCAAGGTGTGGATCAACCCTGAAAAAGACCGTGATCTTGCAGATTGTTTTTCTCTTTGTAAAACCATAGATAAATCACTGTAGAGGCTAAgtgttttcttttataaatacattatatattacactATATAAAAGGGGTTTATTGATAATTCATTTATAGCCATTCCAAGTTTATTCCCAACGCGCATAAATCGGTGTCGTCAGGGGGCGGGCGCGGGGAGGTTGGCGAGGGCGTGAGATTTCTCGATTGTAAATAAGCTGTTGAACAGCCCATTCAAGACAGCGCTAGGATTTCACCACTGAGAGGAGACGGCAGCGAACGTTTGTCCAAATCCGCAAACTCCAGCTCCCCCAAGACCTCTGTGAGGAGGCAGAGCGTTTCTCTGCTCCTCATCTACCTCTCCAGGTCTCATTCTCAGCCCAACACGGAGCAGCAagccaatcatctccaagcgtCAACCCCTTTGTTCCTGGATCAACCAATCGCTGCCAAGGATCTTGTGTCACACTCTTTATATGGGATGGTCTCCACTTGATTCAGCTTTTCTTGTAGATCAGGCTCACGTAGGCAGACCAGATGGTATGTGATCTCGTGAATTTTAAAGTGTGATGTATGTAAATGTGATGTAAATTGAGCAAAGATGGGGGGAGTCGAGCTGTAGGTTGGCAAAAATCgaatttcagttttaatctcaaagtagttttttaataaagagaTCAATCATGTGTAACCTATGAGCAGTTCCCTTTCTCACGTTTTATGCAGAAGTCACTTATTTTTGACAAGATGTCATCTTAGACGTTCAAATCAAGATTCGTTCGTTTTTAAGAGAAATGCCGTTGCTGGAAATTTCTCACGATGTTCAGGTTTAACAGCTTTGTTGGATTAAACAGTACCCTTGAGTACCTTTCTACCTTTGTCTTGCTGTGGAAACAGGTTAGTTTCTACCTTTTGTTGAGGTATTTTACAGAGTAATACCTTTAATCTAATGTTCGTATGGCAATATGTATATAGTATCTGTTTCAACAggttgtgtttttttctccttttcttttttttttaactaatctgTTTGGTCAGTTGTTTTAATACAAAGCACATGTCAAAGGACTTACATACACACAGGTCACCTGTTTAAATTTCAAGTACTTGGTTGTTGTGCGAGTGTTGTATTTGGGGTTTTATGTGCTGTAAACCTCTCTCTAAAAGgattttagttttgttgttggattttgatgttttgttttaatgggttgtttagggtttttttttcctgtcaggTAAGTTTGCAAGCTCCTTTGTCCAATTATGAGCTCTATTTCAGTTAGCAGTAATGAGTGAGTGAATTGtccttttgattattaaaatgacatGGGATGTTGTTCAAGATGGACCTTTGTCTGCTAAAGCTTTCTGTAATTTGATTACACAATTTGGGATATTCTCCAAATGAGACCCGTGAACTGTCTGGAAGCCTCAAACATGGGTAAAGAAGCACTGTTTTTAATGTCTCCAGAGTTGATAGAAAAATGTGTACTGAtaaaaactgcagtgatatttcaatcatttttttagataaatttgAAAGATTTATAAAAACCCTTAAATGAATGCAACCTGGTGTAAGTTTGATGtggaaaataaaggaaaaaccTTTCACCATAATGTTCTTGTGTTATAGATTTTTGTAGTTGTAAAGTTCTTAAAATGTAGACTTTTAATGTAATTTCCCAGCTCAAGTGTAGCTTGACTATTTATTTAGCTTGAGCTTCACAGGCCTGCAAGCCtacaaactttaattttatactACACTGCCATCTGCAAATCATCCTActtagattatttattatttatgagttACACAAACTTTAAGCAGCGGAGCATAGTGGAAAGGGGTGTGGCATGTGATCAACAGACAGAGTTACCAAGAGTGCCATTAATTAATCAGGAGTAAAGCAATCACCATCTAGCCAGTAGAAAAACAGCTGCAACAGTGTAAGGGTGGAGTCACTGTGATGCATATTAATTATTCATAGATTAGATAAGTGTTTCACTAGGTGATTATTAATAAgacatattaaaacaaaatggctATTGAATTTGAACAATAACAACTGTACTATGATATATGACATACAAATTCATTTCTATGTTAAATCCATATAATCAATAGCAGTAAATGcaatgagcttttattttactgattacagagaaaaaaatactatttaatttGAGACCAGAATTCTGTTTctcaaaaggttctttgtggcaaaggaaggttcttcagatcataaaaaggtaagaaagagatggttctttaaagaacctttaactgaatggttctttttggaaccaaaaatggttcttctatggcatcactgcgaagaaccttttaaagcacctttattttatgAGTGCAGaaaggcatttttaaaatagtccatgtgacatcagtggttcaaccgtaagtTTATGaagctttttgtgtgcaaagaacaaacaaaaaaaaaactttattcagcGATTTCTTTTCTCCCGGGACCATTACCTCCGCCATTATTGAGAGAACCATGATGCATGCACATGTATTCTTCTACATCAcactttattattgttttctctgcacaaaaagtattgttgtagcttcataaaaatacagttgaaccacttacatggactattttatcaatgtccttactacatttctgtgccttgaccacagtagtacccttgctgtctatggagggtcagaaagctctcggatttcatcaaaaatattttaatttgtgttctgaagttggcgccaatagccttgtggttagcgtGTCAACATATAGTGTTGTTACGCTGGGCGACCCGCGTTCGAATACCAGCTTGTGGATCTTTCCTGATCAGACCCCCTTCTTTCTCTCCTACTTCACTTCCTTGCCAGAAATATCTGTCTTGTCCAAACATAACTTAGGCAAAGACAGCAttagtcttttatttatttatttgtgcattaaaaTTGGTCTAAAGCAAGCTGTAATTTgagaagtttaaaaaaaaagtgctgaaGATTGGCTTTGACAAACATGTTTACAGGTTGTGGTTTAGTCAGTCATTTAgcttataaaaatacaaaaatatctgCATATAGGTCAAATGTATTACTTTACAGTAAATTTTAGTTCTTGAAACTTTAGTTCTTTAGTTCTTTATTgctttcattttctctttttgaaaaaaaacaacaacaataataaaagtgtCTGCACCCTTTGTAAACTGGTTGGTCTGTTCTCAAAATTTAAAGGTATAAATATATAGagaagtgtaaaaacaatgacaaaaattgtCTATCCAGTATATATGCCAGACCACCCTTTATAGCTGCCAACAACCAGGTCTGTCTCACATCaaatttttacaacattttttattaccatcatgaattcaaaatgaaaaactgtTTAAGTTTAAAACACCCTTGGAgcttcatttatcttttaagaGATCATACCATTCACAgaaaagaatttatttttcatattattttcttATGTCCTTCTGCACTTCTCTGGAAGAAGACTTTTCAAGAAATACTAAGCTTACACCTAAGAACTGGTAAAAGGTTTGattgtttttctcagaaatgtgtttTAGAAACAAGactatttttcataaatatcaGGTTTGGCCAAGCAaccattaattttattgtttcataATTGGGAAAAGCCTAATGACAGGCTCtattgtgacaacttaccccataTAATATGACAACATGTGTTCAGTGAAAACAATCTTTATTAAAggtgaagttcacttccagaacaaaaatttacagataatttactcaatttttgttctagaagtgaacgtCTCTTTTAATCTGATCTGACATCCAAAATAGTAAACTCAAACTTGTTTCTTATTCTTCCACTGTAACATGGCCTTTAGACCACTGGAGGGAGCTAATGTACTAGTAATGTGTGTTTTGTCTTGGGCACATTATCATCCCCACATTATGATCATATACCAATAACTCAGGAAATTTTAGGAAGCTTTAACCATGTTAATCTCTGTGAACATAGTTAATTACTAtgggtaataaaataaaaaaaaatcagttcaaAGTATCTTTTTTTGAACAGAGGAcggtgctgttttttttatgtctgaaTGTTTGTGATGTATAGTGTATCACAGACACCACACAAAAAGAGTACTTCAACACAGAATGTTTCAGCAGTGCTCATGTACATTACAGCTTAGATgaatctgcacacacacacacggcctACAGCTCATCCATGTGCAGACTGCCTCAACCCCCACAGCAGCTGATGAGCTGGAGCATCCAATCAGGACATCCGAGCCTCTGTAAGCCTTAAAAGGAGTCACTGCAGTGAATGGCCAAGATCTGATGAGCAGTTATGATGAGTAGCCATTTAGCTTTTGTTATATGACACAACATCTCCACTGCTCCCAGGGGGAACGTTTATATTAACAATGCTTTTATGTGCCTTAgatcagatatttaataaaacCACAAAATCCCCAAGAGGCCAAAGGTGAGTGAATAAAAGACAAGTGGCGTGCAAATACACTATACACACAACAAACAGACATTTTAACCACTCTGGTATTACTTTAAGAAGTACATTGATGGAAAAACCACAGTATAATATGTAATCTGAGAGAAgtccattttgattaaaaatttaaattaaggtcaaaatgttgttgtttttttaaatgaacatacATAGATgaatcattcataaaaagaTATGCGTAAAGTAACATCACACTAGTAACAGTGTCGTATTGCTGAATATTGGTGCTTGAGCTCAATCACAAATGAGGCATTCATTTTATCCTCCTTTTTCTTCAACGTGGAAGTTGTACAGTAAgtacagtaaatggtaaaactgttcaCACCACAAACCAGTGagttcataattaagacaacacattaaaataatatggtaaaatacACCAATTTGCactatcaagcagcaaaacgagttgttttgtacagctaaaaatagctggacctggatgagaccggaagccagacacataaaatttacaaatggctgcgaaCACTTACGTGAAGAAAAATGTGGATACAACAGttcaacaaacacaaaaaagaacAGGTTAATACTGAGTCAGTTAccttttagacacaatattgttttggggtttttttgccaacgaaaatagttccaaacaaagccaaaacaGAACATTTGTGCATCTCAGAGCAACACTGCTGTTTCATTCCTGAATCAATCTGTCTTTGAACTAGGGATGGCTTGACACCCTAATTTTGGCTTCTGTACAATACCAGAAACTAATACCTTGGTATCGATACTAAATCAGTACCATAGGTGACAAATAACCAGCCTCAAAAGATAAGTGAATTGAAAACAAATTAGTAAGTAATGttaataactaaacaaaactaatacTAGACATGTATTAGTTAATTtaacatataaatgattaaataattattgaCCCAGGTCAATACCTGCTGTAATACTGTTAGGTCAGCTTACCTAATGAATTTTAACAAAGGTtgctttactgtaaaatattattctaacagtcaaagtatttaaaatcacattattatcgctttttctctctctgattGTTTTCAGGTTTCAGACTCAGATAGCCAAAGATAcagcattaaatataaatctctCGCTCTGACGGCTGCTTCATATTAAGTGTCTGTACTTTATCAGggtttttctttagaaaacttCACAACATTCCACAGCATAGtactttttactgcactacgtttcatattaaatatcacttaatacttaaatacattagaaatctattactttcttttactcaagtaaaagtaattcaaaGACTTACTTGagtacaagaaaatactacatTGTTAATATTCTTAAgcattaaaagtaaaacaaacaacaacttttatttatgaaatgtagtgcagtaaaaagtaTGACACTATACTTTGGAATGTAgttaagtaaatttttttccaaaaaaaaaacactctgataAACTACagatacattttacatttcttaagtaaagtaaaaatactttacCACTGTCCGCCTCTGATCTGTTgtgaataaaagttaaataaaactgaatgtaTGAATGATGCACTCACCTGTCGATCTCTACACTGGCGGAAATGATCAGGATGAGCAAGTGACCAATGCTTGGCAGGATTTGATGTGTTGTTAGAGTTGTTAGAGTTTTATCTGTTTGACGATCCATCGCGTTGTTCTGTTGTCCCGTTTACCGGTTTCGCAGCAATTTGGGAAGTACTGCGGAACAGCAGCGTAAGAAATACCGAACTGGGCAAAATGATGATATCAAACtgtttgaaatataatatataccaGTATTTTTCCCTACTTTGAACTAATCTtttgagtcagtgattcaatgatTTATTCATAAAGACATTCACTTGCTtcgtttctaaatgaatcagccgttttgAGCGAatagtttgaatgaatgattcactgaatcacTCTTTATGACAGGGACTTGCCACCACTTACTGGCCGTTTTAGTGTCATATTTAACTAACCATGACAAGCCTAAGTAACACCGGCACAGAAACACACTAATAATActgtttaattaatgttatcAACAAAAGTCACAAGAATATCGAGATATCAGTTTTTGTCATTATCGCACACCTTTACATTCTAGTGAATCTGTTCATCATAAAAGGCCCTCTCTCACATATTTACAGTTTGAAAGTcagatttattataataaattggtTCATTTGGACAGTTCttataaatgaacataaaaaaaaattgtgattcgAGTCCCTGTGCAATGCTTTTGACTCattgaggtgttttgacaaactcattaaaaatctcttactgttttaaatgtggatgattacattttatcactgcgtagttatttttgttttgtatataaacattttgtatAGCCTACAGAAATC of the Labeo rohita strain BAU-BD-2019 chromosome 19, IGBB_LRoh.1.0, whole genome shotgun sequence genome contains:
- the anp32e gene encoding acidic leucine-rich nuclear phosphoprotein 32 family member E isoform X1 gives rise to the protein MEMKKRISLELRNRTPAEVAELVVDNCRSSDGEIEGLTDEFKELEFLSMVNVGLTSLAKLPTLPKLRKLELSDNNISGSLETLAEKCANLTYLNLSGNKIKELSTLEALQNLKNLKSLDLFNCEITTLEDYRESIFELLPQVTYLDGFDAEDNEAPDSEADDDDDDEDGEEGAGQLGEYEEEEDEEEGSEGGEVGLSYLMKEDIQDEEDDGDYVEEEEEEEGEEEDEAEVRGEKRKREAEDEGEDDDEDDD
- the anp32e gene encoding acidic leucine-rich nuclear phosphoprotein 32 family member E isoform X2, which gives rise to MEMKKRISLELRNRTPAEVAELVVDNCRSSDGEIEGLTDEFKELEFLSMVNVGLTSLAKLPTLPKLRKLELSDNNISGSLETLAEKCANLTYLNLSGNKIKELSTLEALQNLKNLKSLDLFNCEITTLEDYRESIFELLPQVTYLDGFDAEDNEAPDSEADDDDDDEDGEEGAGQLGEYEEEEDEEEGSEGGEVGLSYLMKEDIQDEEDDGDYVEEEEEEEGEEDEAEVRGEKRKREAEDEGEDDDEDDD